One Megalops cyprinoides isolate fMegCyp1 chromosome 4, fMegCyp1.pri, whole genome shotgun sequence genomic window carries:
- the LOC118776873 gene encoding one cut domain family member 2-like isoform X3 — protein MKTAYNAYRCLAKDLDAYAMNPEMTMDSIGNLHVGVNHDQDLMSGHSPHHDRNTRASLSIHQDLATASSRSAMVSSMATILDGTGEYRPELSLPLHHAMSMPCDTSPPGMGMSGTYTTLTPLQPLPPISTVSDKFHPHHHHHQRLSGNVSGSFTLMRDERGLPAMNNLYSPYHKEMSGMGQSLSPLATSPLGNGLGSIHNTQQSLHNYGTHGHDKMLSSNFDAHTAMLARGDQHLSRGLGGPAAGMMQHLNGMHHTGHPGHPQSHGPVLASSRDRPPSSSGTQGTNSGQLEEINTKEVAQRITAELKRYSIPQAIFAQRVLCRSQGTLSDLLRNPKPWSKLKSGRETFRRMWKWLQEPEFQRMSALRLAGKTRRIL, from the coding sequence ATGAAGACTGCATACAACGCCTATCGATGCCTGGCCAAGGATTTGGACGCTTACGCCATGAATCCAGAGATGACAATGGACAGCATTGGCAATCTGCATGTTGGAGTAAACCATGACCAGGATTTGATGAGCGGTCACAGTCCCCACCACGACCGGAACACGAGGGCTTCTTTGAGTATACATCAGGATTTGGCGACAGCTTCTTCGCGGTCAGCAATGGTATCCAGCATGGCTACGATCCTGGACGGGACTGGTGAGTACCGTCCGGAATTGTCTCTGCCGCTCCATCACGCTATGAGCATGCCGTGTGACACATCCCCGCCTGGGATGGGCATGAGCGGAACTTACACTACTTTAACTCCACTCCAACCCTTACCTCCCATTTCTACCGTTTCTGACAAGTTCCAccctcatcaccatcaccaccagcGTCTCTCTGGGAACGTAAGCGGGAGCTTTACGCTGATGAGGGACGAGAGGGGTTTACCAGCAATGAACAACCTCTACAGCCCTTATCATAAGGAAATGTCTGGGATGGGACAGAGTTTATCCCCCTTGGCCACCAGCCCCCTTGGCAACGGCTTGGGTTCAATCCATAATACGCAGCAAAGCCTCCACAACTATGGCACGCATGGCCATGACAAGATGCTGAGCTCTAACTTTGATGCCCACACTGCCATGCTGGCCAGGGGGGATCAGCACCTCTCCCGAGGCCTCGGTGGCCCCGCGGCAGGTATGATGCAGCATTTGAACGGGATGCACCACACCGGGCATCCGGGCCACCCTCAATCCCACGGGCCTGTGTTGGCTTCCAGCCGGGATAGACCGCCCTCCTCCTCGGGAACGCAAGGTACCAACTCTGGGCAGCTTGAGGAGATCAACACCAAAGAGGTGGCACAAAGGATCACGGCAGAACTGAAGCGCTACAGCATTCCACAGGCGATCTTCGCCCAGCGGGTCCTTTGTCGCTCGCAGGGAACGCTTTCCGATCTCTTAAGAAACCCCAAACCGTGGAGTAAACTTAAATCGGGAAGGGAGACGTTCAGGAGAATGTGGAAGTGGCTGCAAGAACCAGAGTTTCAGAGAATGTCGGCCTTACGGCTTGCAGGTAAGACAAG